Proteins found in one Brevibacillus brevis genomic segment:
- a CDS encoding fumarylacetoacetate hydrolase family protein, which translates to MEPVKNIYCIGRNYRLHAAELGNDVPTKPMIFDKPTHALAMANGEAIELPASRGELHYEAELVIHIARPYEAGVTLDEMIDKIALGIDFTLRDVQSELKKAGHPWLLAKGFKNSAILTSFHPFPGIHELHQTDFSLLKNGEQVQRGNLRDVIFDLETIIAYISENLGLDQGDIIYTGTPAGVGPVSDGDVLTLKWGEETWGQFTAKMK; encoded by the coding sequence ATGGAGCCAGTCAAAAATATTTACTGTATCGGTCGCAACTATCGATTGCATGCTGCGGAGTTAGGGAACGATGTGCCAACCAAGCCAATGATCTTTGATAAGCCAACACATGCGCTTGCGATGGCAAATGGTGAGGCCATCGAGCTTCCGGCATCTCGTGGAGAGCTTCATTATGAGGCGGAGCTTGTGATTCACATCGCGAGACCGTATGAGGCTGGGGTTACACTTGACGAAATGATTGACAAAATAGCACTCGGGATCGACTTTACTTTGCGTGATGTTCAGAGCGAGCTGAAGAAAGCTGGGCATCCATGGTTGTTGGCAAAAGGGTTTAAAAATTCAGCCATTTTGACATCATTTCATCCTTTCCCTGGTATCCATGAGCTGCACCAAACGGATTTCTCGTTGCTGAAAAATGGAGAGCAGGTGCAACGAGGCAATCTGCGTGATGTGATTTTTGATTTGGAAACCATTATTGCCTATATTTCCGAAAATCTGGGACTGGATCAAGGAGATATCATTTACACGGGTACACCAGCAGGGGTAGGCCCGGTTTCGGATGGAGATGTGCTCACTCTCAAGTGGGGAGAAGAGACGTGGGGGCAGTTTACAGCCAAAATGAAATAG
- a CDS encoding C40 family peptidase, which produces MTKRDWVMRSTVAVMLSTSLLMGGQIGEVAAKTPDSKQSEIANIATSLIGKDYEYKAKGPKQFGSAELATYAYKQVGISIGSTISSLYKTGTKVSEKSVVPGDLVFFASSGSGSPTFMGIYIGSDQFVYSSKGEDEVVVKKYSEYSDKFVGARRVIDSNSSETTPTKPEKPASNLADQVIKNGEKYMGTKYKYGSSSSTTNTFDCSSFTQRVFKEAGITLPRDSRQQSTVGKSVSKSNLQKGDLIFMKASVTTSSDRITHVAIYAGDGKILHTYGSPGVTYSKYDGTNWEKRTVKIKRVI; this is translated from the coding sequence GTGACGAAACGAGATTGGGTAATGAGGTCAACAGTAGCAGTCATGCTGAGTACGTCCCTGTTAATGGGTGGTCAAATTGGAGAAGTGGCCGCTAAGACACCAGATTCAAAACAATCAGAGATTGCGAACATTGCTACTTCTTTGATCGGGAAGGATTATGAGTACAAAGCAAAGGGACCGAAGCAATTCGGATCAGCAGAGCTGGCTACGTATGCGTACAAACAAGTAGGGATTTCCATCGGGAGCACAATCTCTAGCCTGTACAAGACCGGGACTAAAGTATCCGAAAAAAGCGTGGTGCCAGGAGATTTGGTGTTCTTCGCCTCTAGCGGAAGCGGCAGCCCAACTTTTATGGGAATATACATAGGCAGTGATCAATTCGTTTATTCTTCAAAAGGGGAAGACGAGGTAGTTGTAAAAAAATATTCGGAGTACAGTGACAAATTTGTAGGGGCTCGTCGTGTTATTGATAGCAATTCCTCAGAGACTACGCCTACTAAGCCAGAAAAGCCGGCAAGCAATCTTGCTGACCAAGTCATTAAAAATGGCGAAAAGTATATGGGTACCAAATACAAATACGGGTCAAGCAGCAGTACGACCAATACATTCGACTGCTCTTCCTTTACACAGCGCGTGTTTAAAGAAGCCGGCATTACATTGCCGCGCGATTCCCGCCAGCAATCAACTGTGGGGAAATCTGTTTCCAAGAGCAATCTGCAAAAAGGTGATCTGATCTTCATGAAGGCATCCGTAACCACTTCTTCTGATCGGATTACACACGTAGCCATTTATGCAGGGGATGGGAAAATCCTGCACACATACGGCAGTCCTGGTGTGACTTATTCCAAGTACGACGGAACGAACTGGGAAAAGCGCACAGTTAAAATCAAGCGCGTCATTTAA
- a CDS encoding acyl-CoA synthetase: protein MELNMPVNYNFAAQVDEWAKKHPERRAVWELDEQGQEHILTYENLRQYSNKIANGLGSIGIEHGDRVLVLVSRGTLAYGLYLALLKLGAVILPGSEMLRSKDIEYRINHAKVKAVISFGGAMSEVDLTRGNCSTLQHYITTGEVKEGWISLEGLLQGQDTEFEVVNTKSDELAFLSYTSGTTGGPKGVMHVHGWPFAHLAVAATQWLDVREGDVVWATAGPGWAKWIWSPFVSTLGLGATAFVYKGKFSAENYLTILQNYPVSVLCATPTEYRIMAKVTNLEQYKLSALRSACSAGEPLNREVIDTFRRVFQLTVRDGYGQTENTLLVGTFVGMEPRPGSMGKPSPVVRIAIIDEEGAELPVGKVGDIAIDRHMVALFKGYLDDPERTARAFRGDWYVTGDQGRMDEDGYIWFEGRSDDIIISGGYTIGPFEVEDALVKHAAVAECAAVASPDPERGHVVKAFVILKKGNEPSEELIAELQNHVKQLTAPYKYPRKIEFVQELPKTTSGKIRRIELRQQEVQQNQHM, encoded by the coding sequence ATGGAACTAAACATGCCAGTGAACTATAACTTCGCTGCCCAGGTGGACGAATGGGCGAAAAAACACCCAGAGAGACGAGCGGTTTGGGAGTTAGATGAACAAGGTCAGGAACATATCCTTACGTACGAAAATTTGCGCCAATATTCAAACAAAATTGCAAATGGACTAGGTTCCATTGGAATCGAGCATGGGGATCGGGTACTCGTTCTGGTTTCCAGGGGAACATTGGCTTATGGTCTCTATTTGGCTCTGCTGAAGCTGGGGGCAGTGATTTTGCCAGGGTCTGAGATGCTGCGTTCCAAAGATATTGAGTACCGGATCAATCATGCAAAAGTAAAGGCTGTGATCAGCTTCGGGGGAGCAATGAGTGAGGTTGATCTGACGAGAGGCAACTGTTCTACGCTGCAACACTACATCACGACGGGAGAAGTGAAAGAAGGTTGGATTTCGCTTGAGGGGCTACTCCAAGGGCAGGACACAGAATTTGAGGTAGTAAACACGAAGTCGGATGAGCTGGCATTCCTGTCTTATACATCAGGCACGACTGGGGGACCAAAAGGAGTTATGCACGTTCACGGTTGGCCGTTTGCGCATCTGGCTGTAGCCGCTACACAGTGGCTGGACGTTCGAGAAGGTGACGTGGTTTGGGCAACCGCTGGGCCTGGTTGGGCCAAGTGGATCTGGAGCCCGTTTGTCTCTACGTTAGGACTGGGAGCGACCGCATTTGTCTATAAAGGAAAATTTTCCGCGGAGAATTATTTGACGATTCTGCAAAATTATCCGGTTTCTGTCTTGTGTGCGACGCCAACCGAGTACAGAATCATGGCAAAAGTAACGAACCTGGAACAATACAAGCTGTCCGCCTTGCGCTCCGCATGTTCCGCCGGTGAACCACTTAATCGGGAGGTGATCGACACATTCCGCCGAGTATTCCAGTTGACCGTACGAGATGGATACGGACAGACAGAGAACACGTTGCTGGTAGGTACCTTTGTTGGCATGGAGCCAAGGCCAGGTTCAATGGGCAAGCCATCGCCAGTTGTGAGGATTGCCATTATTGACGAAGAAGGAGCGGAGCTGCCGGTAGGCAAAGTGGGCGATATTGCAATTGATCGTCATATGGTGGCGCTGTTCAAAGGCTATCTGGATGATCCCGAGCGCACTGCCAGAGCATTTCGCGGAGACTGGTACGTGACGGGTGACCAAGGTCGCATGGACGAAGATGGCTACATCTGGTTCGAAGGACGTTCAGACGACATTATCATCTCAGGCGGATATACGATTGGTCCGTTTGAGGTTGAGGATGCGTTGGTGAAGCATGCGGCAGTAGCGGAGTGTGCGGCGGTTGCCAGTCCTGATCCAGAGCGTGGGCATGTGGTAAAAGCTTTTGTCATCCTGAAAAAAGGGAATGAGCCATCCGAAGAGTTGATCGCGGAATTGCAAAACCATGTCAAACAATTAACTGCTCCTTATAAATACCCGCGCAAAATCGAATTTGTTCAGGAACTGCCGAAAACGACCTCCGGTAAAATCAGACGGATCGAGCTGCGTCAGCAGGAGGTACAGCAAAATCAGCATATGTAG
- a CDS encoding transglycosylase domain-containing protein: protein MNHLPIPLGRNTDLYEVASMPKSMKKLGVRWKKRLRISFLVIMMAAILAPIMLAWTGNIWIDENKLAAVQQSNSYVKLDEMPDYVWKAFVAIEDHRFMQHPGVDPIGLSRAIWVDIKEGAYVQGGSTITMQLARNLFLTNDKTMTRKVKEVAIALQLEQRYSKKELLEMYLNVIYFGHGKYGIGEAVPFYFGKKATETGDRAVTLGEAAMLASLPKGPERYSPVKNWGRAKQRQEVVLNRMNELAVIDQSESTLAKNEQISVVPTVKRAVK from the coding sequence ATGAACCACCTTCCAATCCCATTAGGAAGAAACACCGACTTGTATGAAGTGGCGAGCATGCCTAAGAGCATGAAGAAGCTCGGTGTTCGTTGGAAAAAACGACTGCGTATCAGTTTTCTCGTGATCATGATGGCAGCTATCTTGGCGCCGATCATGCTTGCGTGGACAGGGAATATATGGATAGATGAAAATAAGCTGGCTGCTGTTCAGCAATCCAACAGCTATGTAAAGCTGGACGAAATGCCTGATTATGTGTGGAAGGCGTTCGTTGCGATAGAGGATCATCGGTTTATGCAGCATCCAGGAGTGGACCCGATTGGATTGAGCCGCGCTATCTGGGTGGATATCAAGGAAGGTGCCTACGTGCAGGGCGGAAGTACAATCACCATGCAGTTGGCGCGGAACCTGTTTCTGACAAACGACAAAACGATGACCAGAAAAGTGAAGGAAGTTGCGATCGCTTTGCAATTGGAACAGCGATACAGCAAAAAAGAACTGCTCGAAATGTACCTCAACGTCATTTATTTCGGGCACGGAAAATACGGGATCGGCGAGGCTGTTCCCTTTTACTTCGGAAAAAAAGCAACAGAAACAGGGGATCGAGCGGTAACACTGGGAGAAGCGGCAATGCTGGCTTCTTTACCGAAAGGACCAGAGCGCTACTCACCGGTAAAGAACTGGGGCCGAGCCAAACAACGGCAGGAGGTAGTGCTGAATCGGATGAACGAATTGGCCGTGATCGACCAAAGCGAAAGTACATTGGCGAAGAACGAACAGATATCCGTTGTGCCTACTGTCAAACGCGCAGTGAAATAA
- the xerS gene encoding tyrosine recombinase XerS, producing MSVTKQRDALQLLQTVGSYPWYVEKFIEHKKAKKNSPSTLLGYLRDFSFFFRWMMTEGLSTATDMKDIPLSDLNDLKKETVESYILYLQESHLYERSALLSNPTKSAKKEYSDRTISRKISSLKSLFHYLSALAEDENGESYLTRNVLAKIELEITELTPLARAHAIRAKILIDDEIYQFVDFVYNGYLAHCDTEKKKQYHMQNRDRDTALIAMILSGGFRVSEIVSLDLSDIIMEKNQLKLIRKGKKEDAPFFSDWGKEYLAKYLQLRDKYNPDPQEDAVFLAVSPANPNGHRIEVRSVQKLVKKYAKAFGIPDLSVHKLRHSFATQFLRLNPDPHQLQAQLGHSKIETTMQYAHVLEDALGKAVNRTT from the coding sequence ATGTCCGTTACCAAACAGCGCGATGCCTTGCAGCTTTTGCAAACAGTGGGCTCCTACCCTTGGTATGTCGAAAAGTTTATTGAGCATAAAAAAGCAAAAAAGAATTCACCCTCCACCTTGCTTGGCTACCTCCGCGATTTCTCTTTTTTCTTTCGCTGGATGATGACAGAAGGTTTGAGTACCGCGACGGATATGAAGGACATCCCGTTAAGCGATTTGAATGACTTGAAGAAGGAAACGGTAGAAAGCTACATATTATACTTGCAGGAGTCGCATCTGTATGAGCGATCTGCTTTGCTCTCGAACCCTACCAAAAGCGCGAAGAAAGAGTACAGCGACCGCACCATCAGCAGAAAAATATCGAGCCTGAAATCGCTTTTTCATTACTTGTCTGCTCTTGCTGAGGATGAGAATGGGGAATCGTATTTGACGCGGAATGTACTCGCCAAAATCGAGCTGGAGATCACGGAGCTGACTCCCCTTGCACGCGCCCATGCCATTCGGGCAAAAATCCTGATTGACGACGAAATCTATCAGTTCGTCGATTTTGTCTACAACGGATATTTGGCTCACTGCGATACGGAAAAAAAGAAGCAGTATCACATGCAAAACCGCGACCGGGATACTGCCTTGATCGCGATGATTTTATCCGGTGGCTTCCGTGTGTCAGAGATCGTCAGTCTCGATCTATCCGATATTATTATGGAAAAGAACCAGTTGAAATTGATCCGCAAAGGAAAGAAAGAAGACGCTCCTTTTTTCAGTGACTGGGGCAAAGAGTACTTAGCCAAATACTTGCAGCTGCGTGACAAATACAATCCCGACCCACAAGAGGACGCTGTTTTTCTCGCTGTTTCCCCTGCCAATCCGAATGGGCATCGCATCGAAGTGCGGTCTGTCCAAAAGCTGGTCAAAAAGTACGCGAAAGCATTCGGCATCCCCGATTTGTCCGTACATAAGCTTCGTCACAGCTTTGCTACACAGTTTCTTCGGTTGAACCCTGACCCCCATCAGCTCCAAGCACAGCTGGGGCACTCCAAAATCGAGACGACCATGCAGTATGCCCATGTATTAGAAGATGCGCTGGGCAAGGCTGTGAACCGAACGACGTAA
- a CDS encoding (2Fe-2S) ferredoxin domain-containing protein, protein MATWDLSETRHHVLICNGGSCMRKGGEEVTVAIREAITTAGLDDYVHTTRTRCNGRCEDACVMIVYPEGIWYENVTPEDAQLLVEEHFQNGRPVESLMTHRFESNGFVRTIDNKPGILKSQKAKK, encoded by the coding sequence GTGGCAACATGGGACTTATCTGAGACGAGACATCACGTGTTGATTTGCAACGGTGGAAGCTGTATGCGCAAGGGCGGCGAAGAGGTTACGGTAGCGATACGTGAAGCAATTACCACCGCAGGCTTGGATGACTATGTACATACCACCCGCACGCGTTGCAACGGACGCTGTGAGGACGCATGCGTGATGATCGTGTACCCCGAGGGAATCTGGTACGAAAACGTGACGCCAGAAGATGCACAGCTGTTGGTGGAAGAGCATTTTCAAAACGGCAGACCAGTAGAGTCCTTGATGACGCATCGCTTTGAATCGAACGGTTTTGTGCGTACGATTGACAACAAGCCTGGCATCTTAAAATCACAAAAGGCAAAAAAATGA
- a CDS encoding glycine C-acetyltransferase, which yields MASKTLEHFLHENLADLKSKGLYNVIDPLQSANGPVITIAGKELINLSSNNYLGLATDQRLVDAAIAAASKYGVGAGAVRTINGTLDLHVKLEEKLAAFKHTEAAIAYQSGFNCNMAAISAVMDKDDAILSDELNHASIIDGCRLSRAQIIRVNHSDIDDLRAKAKEAKESGKYKKLMVITDGVFSMDGDVAKLPEIVEVAEEYDLITYVDDAHGSGVLGKGAGTVKHFGLSDKIDFQIGTLSKAIGVVGGYVAGRQELIDWLKVRSRPFLFSTSLTPADVAASIAAIDILMNSTELHDKLWDNGHYLKKGLKELGFNIGESETPITPCIIGDEQQTQEFSKRLYEEGVYAKAIVFPTVPKGTGRVRNMPTAAHSKEMLDRALSIYEKVGKEMGILK from the coding sequence TTGGCGAGCAAAACACTTGAACATTTTTTACATGAAAATCTGGCAGATTTGAAGAGCAAGGGACTGTACAACGTCATTGATCCTTTGCAAAGCGCAAATGGTCCTGTCATTACGATTGCAGGAAAAGAACTGATCAACCTCTCCTCCAATAACTATCTGGGCCTGGCTACTGACCAACGCCTTGTGGACGCTGCGATTGCAGCAGCGAGCAAATACGGCGTAGGAGCAGGGGCTGTGCGCACAATCAATGGTACCTTGGACTTGCATGTGAAGCTGGAAGAAAAGCTCGCTGCCTTCAAGCATACGGAAGCTGCAATCGCTTACCAATCTGGTTTTAACTGCAACATGGCTGCGATCTCTGCTGTCATGGACAAGGACGATGCGATTCTTTCTGACGAGTTGAACCACGCTTCCATTATTGACGGATGCCGCCTGTCTCGTGCGCAAATTATCCGTGTAAACCACTCCGATATCGATGACCTGCGTGCGAAAGCGAAGGAAGCGAAAGAATCCGGCAAATATAAAAAACTGATGGTCATTACTGACGGCGTATTTTCGATGGATGGCGATGTTGCCAAGCTGCCGGAAATCGTAGAGGTAGCCGAAGAATATGACTTGATTACGTATGTAGACGATGCCCACGGCTCTGGTGTTCTCGGCAAAGGCGCAGGAACGGTTAAGCATTTTGGCCTGTCGGATAAAATCGACTTCCAGATCGGCACACTTTCCAAAGCAATTGGGGTAGTCGGCGGTTATGTCGCGGGACGCCAAGAGCTGATCGACTGGCTCAAAGTACGCAGCAGACCGTTCCTGTTCTCGACCTCGCTGACGCCAGCGGACGTGGCTGCTTCGATTGCGGCTATCGATATTTTGATGAACAGCACTGAGCTGCACGACAAGCTGTGGGATAACGGACACTACCTCAAAAAAGGCTTGAAAGAACTCGGCTTCAACATCGGGGAGAGCGAAACGCCTATCACTCCTTGCATTATCGGAGACGAACAGCAAACCCAGGAGTTCAGCAAGCGACTGTATGAAGAGGGCGTGTATGCGAAAGCGATCGTGTTCCCGACTGTCCCAAAAGGAACTGGTCGTGTACGGAATATGCCAACAGCGGCGCATAGCAAGGAAATGCTGGATCGTGCCCTTAGCATCTACGAAAAAGTTGGGAAAGAAATGGGGATCCTGAAATGA
- a CDS encoding L-threonine 3-dehydrogenase, producing MKKILVTGALGQIGSELIMKLRDIYGADQVIATDIRKNEDDPVVQSGPFEVLDVTDGNRMFELAKKHGVDTIMHLAALLSATAEAKPLLAWNLNMGGLVNALEAARELNCQFFTPSSIGAFGPTTPKDNTPQDTIQRPTTMYGVNKVSGELLCDYYYQKFGVDTRGVRFPGLISYVAPPGGGTTDYAVDIYYKAIQHGAYTSYIGKGTYMDMMYMPDALNAIVSLMEADASKLIHRNAFNVTAMSIEPEDVAAAIRKHIPEFTLSYEVDPVRQAIADSWPNSIDATAAMQEWGFKAEYDLDKMTEDMLAKLRGKLLQQVG from the coding sequence ATGAAAAAAATTCTGGTAACCGGGGCGTTAGGACAAATTGGTTCCGAGCTCATCATGAAATTACGCGATATTTACGGAGCGGATCAAGTCATCGCTACAGATATCCGGAAAAACGAAGACGATCCTGTGGTGCAATCGGGTCCATTCGAAGTTCTTGATGTCACAGACGGGAACCGGATGTTTGAACTGGCGAAGAAACATGGCGTGGATACGATCATGCATTTGGCTGCCTTGTTGTCTGCAACAGCAGAAGCAAAGCCTCTCTTGGCGTGGAACTTGAATATGGGCGGGTTGGTTAACGCTCTGGAAGCAGCGCGTGAGTTGAACTGCCAGTTCTTTACGCCGAGCTCGATTGGTGCATTTGGTCCGACTACCCCGAAGGACAACACGCCGCAGGACACGATTCAACGCCCTACGACCATGTATGGTGTAAATAAAGTTTCCGGTGAGTTGCTCTGCGATTACTATTATCAAAAATTTGGGGTAGATACGCGCGGTGTACGCTTCCCAGGTCTGATCTCGTATGTAGCGCCTCCGGGCGGTGGTACGACCGACTATGCAGTTGACATTTACTACAAGGCGATTCAGCATGGGGCGTATACGTCCTACATCGGCAAAGGCACGTACATGGATATGATGTATATGCCTGATGCGCTGAATGCGATTGTTTCCCTGATGGAAGCAGATGCCTCCAAGCTCATTCACCGCAATGCGTTCAACGTGACTGCGATGAGCATTGAGCCAGAAGATGTAGCAGCAGCGATTCGCAAACACATTCCTGAGTTTACGCTCTCTTATGAAGTCGACCCTGTGCGTCAGGCGATTGCCGATAGCTGGCCGAACTCGATTGATGCTACGGCTGCCATGCAAGAGTGGGGCTTCAAAGCGGAGTACGACTTGGACAAAATGACCGAGGACATGCTCGCAAAACTGCGGGGAAAGTTGCTCCAGCAAGTCGGATAA
- a CDS encoding spore coat protein, producing the protein MQRFAAHEFLETQEALRSKHAAIEMHGVLAEMAQDPQLTGIINRHQQLIMNAYQQGISLLQGKGFNIAPAPIQLRVAQPTAVGLNNPQMAAPNPHPTRLSDMTIATLMLNWHKAGSAIGMLWAAECVDPGIRQYHVNGANACQQMAYETWQYMNAKGYYQAPQLADHTMNTMINAYQPQQQMLL; encoded by the coding sequence ATGCAACGATTTGCTGCTCATGAGTTTTTGGAAACACAAGAAGCACTCCGCTCCAAACACGCCGCGATTGAAATGCACGGTGTACTTGCCGAGATGGCACAGGACCCTCAATTAACAGGCATCATTAACAGACATCAGCAATTAATCATGAACGCCTACCAGCAAGGGATTAGCCTCTTGCAAGGAAAAGGTTTCAACATTGCACCAGCTCCTATTCAATTGCGTGTAGCACAACCTACAGCAGTTGGTCTTAATAACCCGCAGATGGCTGCTCCCAACCCACACCCGACCCGCTTGTCAGATATGACAATTGCTACCCTCATGCTGAACTGGCATAAAGCGGGTTCGGCAATTGGCATGCTTTGGGCGGCTGAGTGCGTCGATCCAGGAATCCGCCAATATCACGTAAATGGTGCAAATGCTTGCCAGCAAATGGCTTATGAAACCTGGCAATACATGAATGCCAAAGGCTACTACCAAGCTCCGCAGCTTGCCGATCACACGATGAACACGATGATTAACGCTTACCAGCCCCAACAACAAATGCTCCTGTAA
- a CDS encoding YozQ family protein, producing the protein MKNNDEDLLKAAEEVADKTYDPSFYKSESLTEQGLAITHEQVSDNYMEGTNDGKIDENAGQKNIEIPRTGYENMF; encoded by the coding sequence ATGAAAAACAACGATGAAGATTTGCTTAAAGCTGCCGAGGAGGTCGCCGACAAAACGTACGACCCGTCCTTTTATAAAAGTGAATCGTTGACAGAGCAAGGACTCGCCATTACACACGAACAAGTCAGTGACAACTACATGGAAGGTACAAACGACGGAAAAATCGATGAAAATGCTGGACAAAAAAATATCGAGATACCACGCACTGGCTACGAAAACATGTTTTAG
- a CDS encoding glycosyl hydrolase family 18 protein: MMKKQNIHIWLVSFAFLVYGLSFAIGVPASTASTKNLKDIANSYAKEQIRSLQVAGVIAGDENGYFHPTRPVTRAEFVAMLTRTLGIKPVASNVAAYSDVQKNSWAYGYVQAAAGLNIANGIGPTTFAPKRTISREEAAAFLVRALEQSISPSYQLSVKDAHAISSWARASVSHAIEKKWLVGYNGYFRPTQALSREETAVILYRIQENLKKQNVTAKPLVSLGWQYQSTTEEFIAQVKTSGVNTLSPRWYFLQKDGTISDLTDASLVHWAQANGKQVWPLFGNKFDPDATHAMLSDPNKRKATVQKLSSFIEQYQLDGINIDFEGFSPADRNNFTLFIQELATALHAKGAVLSVDIPPDGDSDWSDPFDFAKLAKHADYLVVMAYEEHWVGGSEAGSVASLPWFTKVITDLLDEVPTQKLIAGMPLYTRDWYQSNGSLKSTDISIPQSYQLLSQYRAKTIWDDKVGQYRSTYQKQGVTHTIWLEESRSIGLKAQASLQWQIGGLAYWYVGSESPDMWTAIANSITLKHAREKL; this comes from the coding sequence ATGATGAAAAAACAAAACATACATATCTGGTTAGTCTCCTTTGCTTTTCTGGTGTACGGTCTCTCTTTTGCCATAGGAGTCCCTGCATCCACAGCATCGACAAAAAATTTAAAAGATATCGCAAACAGCTATGCGAAAGAGCAAATCCGTTCGCTACAGGTGGCAGGTGTCATCGCTGGGGATGAAAACGGGTATTTTCACCCAACTCGCCCGGTGACGCGTGCTGAGTTTGTTGCGATGCTCACACGCACGCTCGGTATTAAGCCGGTGGCCAGCAACGTCGCAGCCTATTCGGATGTCCAAAAAAACTCTTGGGCATACGGATACGTACAAGCTGCTGCTGGACTTAACATTGCGAATGGCATCGGCCCTACTACTTTTGCTCCGAAGCGGACGATCTCTCGCGAAGAGGCCGCTGCGTTTCTCGTACGCGCACTGGAGCAGAGCATTTCTCCTTCATACCAGTTGTCGGTGAAGGATGCCCATGCGATTTCCAGCTGGGCACGGGCCTCAGTCAGCCACGCCATAGAGAAAAAATGGTTGGTTGGCTACAACGGCTACTTCCGTCCGACTCAAGCACTATCGAGAGAAGAAACGGCTGTTATTTTGTATCGAATTCAGGAGAATCTCAAGAAGCAAAACGTTACAGCAAAACCGCTCGTCTCTCTCGGATGGCAATACCAATCCACGACAGAGGAGTTCATTGCACAGGTCAAAACAAGCGGAGTCAACACGCTATCTCCACGTTGGTACTTCCTGCAAAAAGACGGAACGATTAGCGACTTGACGGATGCTTCACTCGTCCATTGGGCGCAGGCAAATGGCAAGCAGGTGTGGCCTCTATTCGGAAATAAATTCGATCCCGACGCTACTCACGCCATGCTGTCCGATCCCAATAAACGAAAAGCAACCGTGCAAAAGCTTTCTTCCTTCATTGAACAGTACCAGTTAGATGGGATTAACATCGATTTTGAAGGGTTCTCCCCTGCGGATCGCAACAACTTCACCTTGTTTATCCAGGAGCTCGCGACTGCTCTTCACGCAAAAGGTGCTGTTCTATCTGTAGATATACCGCCTGATGGTGATTCAGACTGGAGCGATCCTTTCGATTTTGCTAAATTAGCAAAACACGCGGATTATTTGGTAGTAATGGCCTATGAAGAGCATTGGGTAGGCGGGTCAGAAGCAGGCTCCGTAGCATCCTTGCCTTGGTTTACGAAAGTCATTACCGACCTGCTTGACGAGGTTCCGACCCAAAAGCTGATCGCCGGAATGCCTCTTTATACACGCGACTGGTACCAATCGAATGGGTCATTGAAATCGACAGATATCAGCATCCCTCAGTCATACCAGTTACTCTCGCAATACAGAGCAAAAACAATCTGGGACGACAAAGTTGGACAATACCGTTCGACGTATCAAAAGCAAGGCGTCACACACACGATTTGGCTGGAAGAAAGCCGGTCGATTGGGCTCAAGGCTCAGGCTAGTCTGCAATGGCAAATTGGTGGACTGGCGTACTGGTACGTTGGCTCTGAATCACCTGATATGTGGACAGCCATTGCCAATTCGATCACCCTCAAACATGCACGTGAAAAACTGTAA